In the Nocardioides marmotae genome, CCGCCTCGCGCAGGCGGCGGACCCCCTCGGCGAGGTGGCGCACCGAGTGGGAGGGGAGCACGGTGTGGGTGACGTCGTTGGCGCCGACGAGGATCACCGCGAGGTCCGGCTCGATGGGCAACGCGCGCGAGATCTGTCCGTCGAGGTCGGAGGACTTCGCGCCGACGACGGCGAAGCTGCGCAGGTAGACCCGGCGGTGGGCGCGCTCGGCGACACCGCTGGCCAGCAGGGCGCCGGGGGTCTCCTCGACCCGCTCCACGCCGTACCCCGCCGCGCTGGAGTCGCCCAGGAGCGCGATCTTGACCGCAGGCCCGGGCCGGCCGCGGCCGTACCACCCGGTGGCGTCCGGCGGCGGCGCCTCCCGCGGCGCGCCGATGGTCTTGCGGGCCAGCTTGGCCTCCACGCGCATCACGCCGTACAGGGCGGCGCCGAGGGCCGACAGTCCGCCCCCGCCGAAGGCCGCGGCGCCGGCGAGCTTGCGTGCTGCAGCTGCTTTCCCCACGGCTGCACTCTACGGAGGGGGTCCGGTCGGCCGGCGCCGGGTTAGACCGGCGTGACCACCGCCTCTAGCCTGGCCGAATGCAGTACGTGAACTCGCTCCTCGACCTGATCGGCAACACCCCGCTGCTGCGCCTGCGCCGCTCGCTGGACGACCTGAACGGCGCGGAGGGGCCGCTGGTGCTGGCGAAGGTGGAGTACCTCAACCCGGGCGGCTCGGTGAAGGACCGGATCGCCACCCGGATGATCGACGCCGCCGAGGCCTCCGGCGAGCTCCAGCCGGGTGGCACGATCGTCGAGCCGACCTCCGGCAACACCGGCGTCGGCCTGGCGATGGTGGCCCAGGAGCGTGGCTACAAGTGCGTCTTCGTCTGCCCCGACAAGGTCAGCGAGGACAAGCGCAACGTGCTGCGCGCGTACGGCGCCGAGGTGGTCGTCTGCCCGACGGCCGTGGACCCCGAGCACCCGGACTCCTACTACAACGTCTCCGACCGGCTCTCCAGCCAGCCGGGCGCGTGGAAGCCGAACCAGTACGCCAACCTCAACAACCCCCGCTCCCACTACGAGACCACCGGTCCGGAGATCTGGGCGCAGACCGAGGGGCGGATCACCCACTTCGTCACCGGCATGGGCACCGGCGGCACGATCAGCGGCGTCGGTCGCTACCTCAAGGAGCAGAACCCCGACATCCAGGTCGTCGGCGCCGACCCCTCGGGCTCGGTCTACTCCGGCGGCACCGGCCGGCCCTACCTCGTCGAGGGCGTCGGCGAGGACTTCTGGCCCGACACCTACGACCGCACCGTCGCCGACCGGGTCATCGAGGTCTCCGACGCCGACTCCTTCGCTTTCACCCGGCGCCTGGCCCGCGAGGAGGCGCTGCTCGTCGGCGGCTCGTCGGGCATGGCGGCGTACGCCGCGAAGCAGCTGGCCACCGAGCTGGCCGCCGAGGGCCGCACCGACGCGGTCATCGTCGTGCTGCTGCCCGACTCCGGCCGCGGCTACCTCGGCAAGATCTTCAACGACCAGTGGCTCTCCCAGTACGGCTTCGGCGGCGAGCAGGCCGCCCAGACCGTCGGCGAGGTGCTGCGCGGCAAGGACGGGCGACTGCCCGACCTCGTGCACACCCACCCTGGCGAGACGCTGGCCGAGGCCGTCCAGATCCTCGAGGAGTACGGCGTCTCCCAGATGCCGGTCGTTCGCGCCGAGCCGCCCCTGGTCGCTGCCGAGGTCGCCGGCTCGGTCTCGACCCGCACGCTGCTCGACGCGCTCTTCGCCGGCCACGCCAAGCTGACCGACCCGGTCGAGCAGCACATGTCGCCGGCGCTGCCCACGATCGGCGCGAACGCCGACGCCCACGACGCGGTCGCCCTGCTCGAGGGCGCGGACGCGCTGCTGGTGCAGGAGGAGGGCAAGCCGGTCGGCGTCGTCACCCGGCAGGACCTGCTGAGCTTCCTCGCGGGGGCCTGAGACCCGGTCGCTGCGGGCCGGCCTCCGGCGCTAGGGTGAGAACACGTTCTAGTTCTGGAGGCCGGATGACCACGACCGCCACGCCCGCGATCGACGGGTGGTTCACCACGGGGCCCGACCCGGCGCTGGTCGGCTCCCGCTGCACCGCGTGCACCACCGTCTACTTCCCGCCGGCGGCCGGCTTCTGCCGCAACCCCGCCTGCGCGGGCGAGGAGTTCGCGCGGGTCGAGCTGTCGCGGCGCGGGACGGTGTGGTCCTACACCGACGCGCAGTACCAGCCGCCGCCGCCGTACGTCCCCGCCGCCGACCCCTACGTCCCGTTCGCGCTCGCCGCGGTCGAGCTGCCCGAGGGCCTCACCGTCCTCGGCCAGGTCGCGGAGGGCTACGGCGTGGCCGACCTGCGCGTCGGCGCCGAGGTGGAGCTGGTCGTCGAGACGCTGTATGTCGACGAGACCGGCGAGCGGTCGATCTGGCGCTGGCTCCCCCTGACTTCGGGGCGTGTGACCGAGCTGGGCGAGGAGGCCGACCAGTGAGCGCGCGCGAGGTCGCCGTCCTCGGCGTCGGGATGCACCCCTGGGGCAAGTGGGGCAGGCCGTTCGTGGAGTACGGCGTGCACGCCGCCCGCGCCGCGCTCGCCGACGCCGGCGTCGCCTGGACCGACGTCGACCTCGTCGTCGGCGGCGAGACGGTCCGCAACGGCTACGGCGGGTACGTCGCCGGGGCGACGTTCGCCCAGGCGCTGGGCTGGAACGGCGCCCGCGTCGCCACCTCCTACGCCGCCTGCGCCACCGGCGCCCAGGCGCTCGACACCGCGCGGGCCCGGATCCTGGCCGGCCTGTCCGAGGTCGCGCTCGTCGTCGGCGCGGACACCACCCCGAAGGGGTTCCTGGCCCCCAACGCCGGCGAGCGCTGGGACGACCCGGACTGGCTGCGCTTCCGCCTGCTCGGCATGACCAACCCGGCCTACTTCGCGCTCTACGCCCGCCGTCGCATGGACCTGTTCGGCGCGACCAGCGAGGACTTCGCGCAGGTCAAGGTGAAGAACGCCCGGCACGGGCTGGCCAACCCCTACGCGCGCTACCGCAAGGAGGTCAGTGTCGCCGACGTGCTCGGCTCGGCGGTCGTCTCCGACCCGCTGCACCTGCTCGACATCTGCGCGACCTCCGACGGCGCGGCCGCGGTGCTGGTCACCAGCACCGAGTACGCCGCCCGCCACGGGCTCGCCGACGCGGTCCGGATCGCCGGGATCTCCACGGTCACCCCGACCTTCCCGAACACGGTCCTGGACATGCCGAACCTGTCCACCGACTCCTCGCTGGCGACCAGGGAGCCGGAGCGCACGTTCAAGGCCTCCATCGGCCACGCGGCGTACGAGGAGGCGGGCGTGAGCCCGGCCGACGTGGACGTGGCCGAGGTCTACGACCTGTCCACCGCGCTGGAGCTGGACTGGATCGAGGACCTCGCACTGTGCGGGCCCGGCGAGGCCGAGAAGCTGCTGCGCGCGGGGGAGACCACCCTCGGCGGCCGGATCCCGGTCAACCCCTCGGGCGGCCTGGCGTGCTTCGGCGAGGCCGTCCCCGCCCAGGCGCTGGCCCAGGTCTGCGAGCTCACCTGGCAGCTGCGCGGCCAGGCCGAGGGGCGACAGGTCGAGGGGGCCCGGGTCGGGATCACCGCCAACCAGGGGCTCTTCGGCCACGGCTCGTCGGTGGTGCTCACGCGGTAGGGCCGGCGTCCTCGACTCCGTCGGCGGCGGGGAGCTGCGTGCTCGTCACGAGCTCGCCGCCGCACGCGCGGACCGCGGTGAGGAACGGGGCAGCCCAGCTGTTCTCGTAGCGGATCAACGCACCGATGGTCCCGGGCCGCAGAGCGGCGGCCGCCTCGGCGACGACGTCGTCGTCCAGGGCGCCGGGGCGAGTGGTCGGGAGCTGGGCGAAGCGACGCGCGGCGGAGGCGGACGCTGTCGCGTCGAGCACCTCGGGCGTCCCGTCGTCGTCCTTGGCCAGCAGCACCAGGTCGTGGACGCGGATGGTCCCCCGCTCGACGAGGTCGGCGATCGCCCGAGCAGCGGCGTCGCTCGACCGACCCGGGGGGAGCTCGAGCAGCACGAGGTCGATCGGGCCGCGCCCCTCCGCAGCGGAAGAGCCGGCCGTCGCTCCGCGAGCATTCCGGCGGCGAGCGACCCCCGCGACGCCGACGATGACCCGGATGACGACCCCCGCCAGGAGCAGGCCGAGCGCCATCTGTGCCGCGACCACGGCCCGGGCCTCGGGCGCCCGCGCCACGATGTCGCCGAACCCCACGGTGGCGAAGGTCGTCAGCGTGAAGTAGAGCGCGTCCAACCTGCTGAGCGGCTCGGAGAACCGGCCCGGATCGTCCGAACCGAGCAGGTAGTAGGAGATGGAGAAGAGGACGACGAAGCACGGCATCGTCACGAGGATCGACGCGAGCGCCTGCAGGCTCGGCACGGACGAGCGCAGGATGGCCCGCACCTGCCACCCGAGCAGCACGACGAGCACGGCCAGGCCCGCCAGCAGCTGCAGCCCGGTGCGGACGACGAGCGGTGAGTCGAGCGGGAGGACGAAGTACCCGGCGACGACCGCGGTCGCGACGGTGAGTGCGCGCGCGACGACGAGGAGGCCCCGGCGCACCCGCGCGGAGCGGGCCCCTGCGTCGATCCCCGGGACGGCTGTCATGCCGATCCGGTCCCTCGTCGTCCGCTCGTCATCCCTCGGCGTGGACCTCGGCGTGGACGTCGAGGGCGAGCCCGAGCGGGGCGTCAGTCGCTGCCGGGCGTCTCGCCGTCGACGTAGACCCACCGGCCGGCGCGCCGCTCGAAGCGCGAGCGCTCGGACTGCTCGCCGGGGCCGGCGGGGGAGTCGTAGGAGGCCACGAACTGCACCCAGTCCTCCCCGGAGCCGAGCACCCGCAGGCCGGTCCAGGTGCGGGAGGTGTCGAGCTCGAGGTCGTCGGGGCGGGTCCGGGGGTGCCAGGTGCGCCAGAGGTACGCCGCGTCGCCGACCGCGAACGCCGCGTAGCGCGAGCGCATCAGCTCCTCGGCGGTCTCCGCCTGGGCGGCGCCGCGGTGCAGCCGCCCGCAGCAGGCGTCGTACGCCTCGCCGGATCCGCAGGGGCAGGTGGGGCGCAGGGAGGCGGTCACGGCGCCGACGGTAACCCGGCCCGGCCGGTTGGCCCGCTGAGTAGCGTGGGTCACGTGACCGCTCCTCCGATCTCCACCGTCGGCGAGCTCCGTGCATCGGGCCATGTCCAGAAGCCTGTGCGCGTCGAGATCCGTGACAACCTGCTCGCCGCCCTCCGCGAGGGCCGCGACCCCTGGCCGGGCCTGCACGGCTTCGAGGACACCGTCGTCCCGCAGCTGGAGCGGGCGCTCATCGCCGGCCACGACGTGGTGCTGCTCGGCGAGCGGGGCCAGGGCAAGACCCGGCTGCTGCGCACGATGGTCGGCCTGCTCGACGAGTGGACGCCGGTCATCGCCGGCTCCGAGCTCGGCGAGCACCCCTACGAGCCGATCACCCACGTCGCGCGCCGGCGAGCGGCCGAGCTGGGCGACCACCTGCCGATCGAGTGGCGCCACCGCGACGACCGGTACGCCGAGAAGCTGGCCACCCCCGACACGAGCGTCGCGGACCTGATCGGCGACGTCGACCCGATGAAGGTCGCCGAGGGCCGCAGCCTCGGCGACCCCGAGACCATCCACTTCGGGCTCATCCCGCGCAGCCACCGCGGCATCGTCGCGATCAACGAGCTGCCCGACCTCGCCGAGCGGATCCAGGTCGCGATGCTCAACGTGATGGAGGAGCGCGACATCCAGATCCGCGGCTACGTGCTGCGGCTCCCGCTCGACGTCCTCGTCGTGGCCAGCGCCAACCCCGAGGACTACACCAACCGCGGCCGGATCATCACCCCGCTCAAGGACCGCTTCGGCGCCGAGATCCGCACGCACTACCCGACCGCGCTCGAGGACGAGGTCGCGGTGATCCGGCAGGAGGCCCACCTGCCCGCGGACCTGGTCCACGTGCCCGACCACCTCGTCGAGATCCTCGCCCGGTTCACTCGCAACCTGCGCGAGTCCAGCGCGGTCGACCAGCGCTCCGGCGTCTCGGCCCGGTTCGCCATCGCGGGTGCCGAGACCATCGCGGCCGCCGCGATCCATCGCGCCACCAGCCGCGGCGAGGACGCGGCGGTCGCCCGCCCCGTCGACCTCGAGACCGCCGTCGACGTGCTCGGCGGCAAGGTGGAGTTCGAGTCCGGTGAGGAGGGCCGCGAGGCCGAGGTCCTCACCCACCTGCTGCGCACGGCCACCGCCGAGACCGTCCGCACCCACCTGCGCGGGCTCGACATGAGCCTGCTCGTCGATGCCATCGAGTCCGGCGCGATGGTCACCACCGGCGAGCGGGTCACCGCGCGGGAGTTCCTCACCGGCCTGCCGGTGCTGGGCGAGTCGGAGCTCTACGACGACATCTGCGACCGGCTCGGCGCCACCGACGACGGCCAGCGGGCCGGCGCGATCGAGCTCGCCCTCGAGGGGCTCTACCTGGCGCGGAAGATCGGCAAGGACACCGACGGCAGCGAGACGGTCTACGGCTGATGAAGGACCGCACCCGGTTCCGGCGCTACGAGGGCGGCGACCCGCTCGCGCCGCCGGTCGACCTCGCCGAGGCGCTCGACGCGATCGGCGAGGACGTGATGGCCGGGTACTCCCCGGAGCGGGCCATGCAGGAGTTCCTGCGCCGGGGCGGCCAGGACCAGCGCGGTCTCGACGACCTCGCCCGGCGGGTCGCCGAGCGGCGGCGCGAGCTGCTCTCGCGGCACAACCTCGACGGGACGCTCCAGGAGATCAAGGAGCTGCTCGACCGGGCGGTGCTGGAGGAGCGCAAGCAGCTGGCCCGCGACGCGATGATGGACGACGGGGACCGGGCCTTCCGGGAGATGCAGCTCGACGCTGCCTGGAGCGACGGGGCCCGGCCCAGCCCCGCCGCCGCGGTGAGCGAGCTGGCGTCGTACGACTGGCAGAGCCGGCAGGCGCGCGAGGACTACGAGAAGATCAAGGACCTCCTCGGGCGCGAGCTGCTCGACCAGCGGTTCGCGGGCATGAAGCAGGCGCTGGAGAACGCCACCGACGAGGACCGCGCCCGGGTCAACGAGATGCTCCAGGATCTCAACGAGCTCCTCGACGCCCACCGGCGCGGCGAGGACACCGACGAGCAGTTCGAGCGGTTCATGGACCAGCACGGGGACTTCTTCCCCGAGCGGCCCGGGAACGTCGAGGAGCTGCTCGACTCCCTGGCCCAGCGCGCCGCCGCGGCGCAGCGGATGCGCAACTCGATGACCCAGGAGCAGCGCGACGAGCTCGACGCGCTGGCGGGCCAGGCCTTCGGCAGCCCCGAGCTGATGGACTCCCTCTCCCAGCTCGACGCCAACCTCCAAGCGCTGCGCCCCGGTGAGGACTGGGGCGGCTCGGAGCGGATGGACGGGGAGGAGGGGCTCGGCCTCGGCGACGGGACGGGGGTCTTCCAGGACCTCGCCGACCTCGACCAGCTCTCCGAGCAGCTCTCCCAGTCCTACGGCGGGGCCCGGATGGACGACCTCGACCTCGACCAGCTGGCCCGCCAGCTCGGCGAGCAGGCCGCCGTGGACGCGCGCACGCTCCAGCGGCTGGAGAAGGCGCTGCGCGAGTCCGGCACCCTCAAGCGCGACTCCGCCGGCCAGCTCACGCTGACCCCCAAGGCGATGCGCCAGCTCGGCAAGGCCCTGCTGCGCGACGTGGCCCAGCGGCTGTCGGGCCGGCAGGGCCAGCGCGACCTGGACAAGGCCGGTGCGGCGGGCGAGCGGTCCGGCGCGACGCGCGAGTGGGCCTTCGGCGACACCGAGCCCTGGGACGTCACCCGCACCGTGCTCAACGGGGTGCTCCGCCGCGCCGGCGACCCGGACGGGCCGCTGGTGGAGATCGGCGACGTCGAGGTGCAGGAGACCGAGGCGCGCACCCAGGCCGCGGTCGCGCTGCTCGTCGACACCTCCTTCTCGATGGCGATGGACGGGCGCTGGGTGCCGATGAAGCGCACCGCGCTCGCGCTGCACACCCTCATCCGCTCCCGCTTCCGCGGCGACCACCTGCAGCTGATCGGCTTCGGCCGGCACGCCGAGGTGATGGAGATCGAGCAGCTGACCGCGCTGGACGCGATGTGGGACAAGGGCACGAACCTGCACCACGCGCTCCTGCTCGCCAACCGCCACTTCCGCAAGCACCCCAACGCCCAGCCGGTGCTGCTGATCGTCACCGACGGCGAGCCGACCTCCCACCTCGAGCCCGACGGGGAGGTGTGGTTCAGCTACCCGCCGCACCCGCTGACGGTGGCGTACGCCGTCCGCGAGCTCGACAACGCCCGCCGGCTCGGCGCCCAGACGACGTTCTTCCGGCTCGGCGAGGACCCGGGCCTGGCCCGCTTCATCGACTCGATGGCCCAGCGCGTCGACGGCCGCGTGGTGGCTCCCGAGCTCGACGACCTGGGCGCGGCCGTCGTCGGGTCCTACCTCGGCAGCCGCCGCGGCGGCCGGGGCGGTGCCGGCGGCCGGGGCGGCTCGGGCGGCCCCGACCTCGGCGGCTGGTTCGGCGGCCGGGGGTCCTGGGTCGGCTGACCCCGTCCGACCCGGCGTCACCTGCGGTAGGTGAGCACCATCTTGTCGTGGCGCGGCCGGCAGGAGTGGCTGCGGCGGTTGGCGACGAGCACGTGACCACCGGCGCTGGCGACGGTCAGGTCGCTCGACCCGCAGTCGTTGTCGTACCCCGGTGCCTCGATGATGCGCTGGGACCGCGACACGCGCCGACCGTCCCAGGCCCGGGCCGAGACGTGGTGGTCCATCCAGGTGTCGACGAGCGACACGAGCACCACCCGGTCGCGGGCGACCGCGACGTGCTGGTCGTCGCCGGACAGCACTGCAGGGGCCAGTCGCATCCACGGGCCGGGCCGTGCGGGCACGACGCCGCCACGCACCCCCGCTCGGCTGCGGAACGCCGCCAGGACCCGTCCGTCCGGCAGGGCGGAGAGCTCCAGGTGGCGGCCACCCGCCACCAGACCGGTGAGCGCCCGGACCGGCGACACGTCGCCCGACGGACCCACGTGGCGGGTCCGGAGCCTGCGCTCGGCACGGGGGCCCTCCCACCACGCCACGACGGCCGTGCCGTCCGTGCGCACAGCGAGGTCGGCAGGCACCTCGGACGTGCCGACGGTGAGCGTCGTGGTCACCGAGCCGTCGACCACCTCCCGCAGGTTGACCGTCCCCGACCGCTCGCGGTCGAGCACCCGGAAGCCTCCGTCCGCGGCCGGCTCGATGACCGACTCCTCGCCGAGAGGTACCTCGGGGTCCACGCTGCCGTCGGCCGCGAGCACCCGCAGCCACCGCCGCGCCTCGCGCTGCACCTGCACGGCGACGTCGCCCGTGCGCGAGACGTGCAGGGCGACGGGGGCGGCGTCCTCCTCGACGAGGACCGGGTCGCCGACCGGGCCGTCCGCGCGGAGCCGCTGGGCCAGGAGGACCGAGCTGTCCTCACCCGGTGCGGTGTACAGCAGGGTCGCCGTGCCGTGGCGGTCCACGGCGACGCGGAACGACACGACGTCGGTCGTCGGGATGCGGGCGGTCCTGCCGAGGGCGCCGGCGGGGCTGCGCCGCCGGACGCAGAGCGAGTGGTCGCACCACCATGCCACGACCGCCACCCCGGCGGCGCTCACGGCGACGGCCGGTGAGCGCGCCTCCCGGGCAACGACCTGCGGCGAGGTCCACACGGGGTCCGTAGCCGGCGCGGCGGGCGCGGGCAGCGCGGTGAGCCCGGCCGAGAGCAGACCGCCGAGGGCGGCCGCGAGGAGCCCCCGGCCGCTCATCGCCGCACCGTGACCCACATCGTGGCGAAGGTGTCACGGCCCTGGTGGGAGTGCACCATCTCGCGGTGGTTGACCAGGACGACCGGCCCGCCGGCCGAGGCCGCGGCGACCCGGTGGGGGCGCATGTCGTCGGCCACGACCCGGGGTGGCGTCCAGCCCGGCGCCGCGGACGCGGGGCCGGGCGCGCCCACGAGGAGGCCACCGGCGGTGGCGAGGGCGAGCAGGAGCTGCAGGACACCGGCGAGGGGTCGCTTCACCGCGTGACCCTAACCCGGTCCCAGTTGCCGCAGGGGCGGGTCGAGGTGGCCCCCACGCCCGCACACCGGGGCGCCTCGGGCGGTGGCCCGAGCTCGTCGGTGTGCACGTCGCGCACGAGCAGGTGCCGCGCGAGCGTCCACCGATCGAGGGTCGCGCAGTCGCAGGTCGCGATCCGCTTCTCCAGGCCGGTCGCGGTGGGCGAGCGGAGCTCGCGGAAGAGCTCGAGCCACCGCCGCGAGTGGTCACAGCCCTCAGTCAGGACCTGGCGGGTGGTGAAGCACAGGAGGCACTCGGCACGCACGGGGCCTGTCTAGCCGCCACCGCCGACACGGCTGCGGGACCGGCTCCGAGGCCGGGGTCACACCCGGTGATCGGGTGACGACTACCACAGGGTAACTTCTGCCACCCAGGTTCGAGGGAGAGGTACGGGAACAACGTGCGTGTGATCGTGGGACGAGTTCTGTTGGGGCTGGGCGCCTTCTTGCTGGTGGCCGGCATCCTCGGAGTGGCATGGGCGCCGGGCGCCGTGAAGAAGACGCCGGTGGAGGTCGACCAGAAGACCGACCTGACCGGCACGGCCGAGCGGCTGGACACCTCGACGGGGGAGACCCGGGAGCTCGAGGTGAAGTACACGAGCATCACCAAGTCCGACACCGAGGCCTCGGACGACGACACCGTCTACTTCAAGCAGGCCACCTGCCTGGTCGAGGTCGACGGAGAGACCCCCGACTGCGTCTCCGACGACGACGACCGGCTGATCTCGGCGGGCGAGGAGACCTTCGCGAC is a window encoding:
- a CDS encoding magnesium chelatase; translated protein: MTAPPISTVGELRASGHVQKPVRVEIRDNLLAALREGRDPWPGLHGFEDTVVPQLERALIAGHDVVLLGERGQGKTRLLRTMVGLLDEWTPVIAGSELGEHPYEPITHVARRRAAELGDHLPIEWRHRDDRYAEKLATPDTSVADLIGDVDPMKVAEGRSLGDPETIHFGLIPRSHRGIVAINELPDLAERIQVAMLNVMEERDIQIRGYVLRLPLDVLVVASANPEDYTNRGRIITPLKDRFGAEIRTHYPTALEDEVAVIRQEAHLPADLVHVPDHLVEILARFTRNLRESSAVDQRSGVSARFAIAGAETIAAAAIHRATSRGEDAAVARPVDLETAVDVLGGKVEFESGEEGREAEVLTHLLRTATAETVRTHLRGLDMSLLVDAIESGAMVTTGERVTAREFLTGLPVLGESELYDDICDRLGATDDGQRAGAIELALEGLYLARKIGKDTDGSETVYG
- a CDS encoding cystathionine beta-synthase; its protein translation is MQYVNSLLDLIGNTPLLRLRRSLDDLNGAEGPLVLAKVEYLNPGGSVKDRIATRMIDAAEASGELQPGGTIVEPTSGNTGVGLAMVAQERGYKCVFVCPDKVSEDKRNVLRAYGAEVVVCPTAVDPEHPDSYYNVSDRLSSQPGAWKPNQYANLNNPRSHYETTGPEIWAQTEGRITHFVTGMGTGGTISGVGRYLKEQNPDIQVVGADPSGSVYSGGTGRPYLVEGVGEDFWPDTYDRTVADRVIEVSDADSFAFTRRLAREEALLVGGSSGMAAYAAKQLATELAAEGRTDAVIVVLLPDSGRGYLGKIFNDQWLSQYGFGGEQAAQTVGEVLRGKDGRLPDLVHTHPGETLAEAVQILEEYGVSQMPVVRAEPPLVAAEVAGSVSTRTLLDALFAGHAKLTDPVEQHMSPALPTIGANADAHDAVALLEGADALLVQEEGKPVGVVTRQDLLSFLAGA
- a CDS encoding lipid-transfer protein translates to MSAREVAVLGVGMHPWGKWGRPFVEYGVHAARAALADAGVAWTDVDLVVGGETVRNGYGGYVAGATFAQALGWNGARVATSYAACATGAQALDTARARILAGLSEVALVVGADTTPKGFLAPNAGERWDDPDWLRFRLLGMTNPAYFALYARRRMDLFGATSEDFAQVKVKNARHGLANPYARYRKEVSVADVLGSAVVSDPLHLLDICATSDGAAAVLVTSTEYAARHGLADAVRIAGISTVTPTFPNTVLDMPNLSTDSSLATREPERTFKASIGHAAYEEAGVSPADVDVAEVYDLSTALELDWIEDLALCGPGEAEKLLRAGETTLGGRIPVNPSGGLACFGEAVPAQALAQVCELTWQLRGQAEGRQVEGARVGITANQGLFGHGSSVVLTR
- a CDS encoding DUF6325 family protein; translated protein: MTAVPGIDAGARSARVRRGLLVVARALTVATAVVAGYFVLPLDSPLVVRTGLQLLAGLAVLVVLLGWQVRAILRSSVPSLQALASILVTMPCFVVLFSISYYLLGSDDPGRFSEPLSRLDALYFTLTTFATVGFGDIVARAPEARAVVAAQMALGLLLAGVVIRVIVGVAGVARRRNARGATAGSSAAEGRGPIDLVLLELPPGRSSDAAARAIADLVERGTIRVHDLVLLAKDDDGTPEVLDATASASAARRFAQLPTTRPGALDDDVVAEAAAALRPGTIGALIRYENSWAAPFLTAVRACGGELVTSTQLPAADGVEDAGPTA
- a CDS encoding YchJ family protein encodes the protein MTASLRPTCPCGSGEAYDACCGRLHRGAAQAETAEELMRSRYAAFAVGDAAYLWRTWHPRTRPDDLELDTSRTWTGLRVLGSGEDWVQFVASYDSPAGPGEQSERSRFERRAGRWVYVDGETPGSD
- a CDS encoding vWA domain-containing protein; amino-acid sequence: MKDRTRFRRYEGGDPLAPPVDLAEALDAIGEDVMAGYSPERAMQEFLRRGGQDQRGLDDLARRVAERRRELLSRHNLDGTLQEIKELLDRAVLEERKQLARDAMMDDGDRAFREMQLDAAWSDGARPSPAAAVSELASYDWQSRQAREDYEKIKDLLGRELLDQRFAGMKQALENATDEDRARVNEMLQDLNELLDAHRRGEDTDEQFERFMDQHGDFFPERPGNVEELLDSLAQRAAAAQRMRNSMTQEQRDELDALAGQAFGSPELMDSLSQLDANLQALRPGEDWGGSERMDGEEGLGLGDGTGVFQDLADLDQLSEQLSQSYGGARMDDLDLDQLARQLGEQAAVDARTLQRLEKALRESGTLKRDSAGQLTLTPKAMRQLGKALLRDVAQRLSGRQGQRDLDKAGAAGERSGATREWAFGDTEPWDVTRTVLNGVLRRAGDPDGPLVEIGDVEVQETEARTQAAVALLVDTSFSMAMDGRWVPMKRTALALHTLIRSRFRGDHLQLIGFGRHAEVMEIEQLTALDAMWDKGTNLHHALLLANRHFRKHPNAQPVLLIVTDGEPTSHLEPDGEVWFSYPPHPLTVAYAVRELDNARRLGAQTTFFRLGEDPGLARFIDSMAQRVDGRVVAPELDDLGAAVVGSYLGSRRGGRGGAGGRGGSGGPDLGGWFGGRGSWVG
- a CDS encoding DUF2695 domain-containing protein codes for the protein MRAECLLCFTTRQVLTEGCDHSRRWLELFRELRSPTATGLEKRIATCDCATLDRWTLARHLLVRDVHTDELGPPPEAPRCAGVGATSTRPCGNWDRVRVTR
- a CDS encoding Zn-ribbon domain-containing OB-fold protein is translated as MTTTATPAIDGWFTTGPDPALVGSRCTACTTVYFPPAAGFCRNPACAGEEFARVELSRRGTVWSYTDAQYQPPPPYVPAADPYVPFALAAVELPEGLTVLGQVAEGYGVADLRVGAEVELVVETLYVDETGERSIWRWLPLTSGRVTELGEEADQ